In a genomic window of Aeromicrobium panaciterrae:
- a CDS encoding alpha/beta hydrolase: MTNRQDVSFESNGVTCRAWHFAAATDEIETPSGRPCVVMAHGFGGTRDTGLAGYAEGFADAGLDVLLFDYRGFGDSDGTPRQHISFRRQRSDYRAAIAAARALDGVDPDRIVLWGTSYSGGHVIAEAVADDRIAAVISMTPAVDGAAALLAIAKHSGFRKLGVLTKHGLKDAGHLLTRRSPHRIAVVGEPGSLAVITAPGALEGYLALAGPTWRNEVCARTALEVAFNRPIRFAPGLRVPIMFQIGDHDSVAPPAAAARAATKAGKFAHTKTYPIDHFDVYDGQWQQQALTDQLEFLLQSPRVTGRTEQKAMNS, encoded by the coding sequence ATGACGAATCGACAGGACGTCTCCTTCGAGAGCAACGGCGTCACCTGCCGCGCGTGGCATTTCGCTGCTGCGACCGACGAGATCGAAACCCCCAGCGGTCGCCCGTGCGTCGTGATGGCTCACGGATTCGGCGGTACCCGCGACACGGGTCTCGCCGGGTACGCCGAGGGGTTCGCGGACGCTGGCCTCGACGTGCTCCTGTTCGACTACCGAGGCTTCGGAGACTCCGACGGCACACCCCGTCAGCACATATCGTTCCGTCGTCAGCGCTCCGACTATCGTGCAGCGATTGCGGCGGCACGGGCACTTGATGGCGTTGATCCCGATCGCATTGTCCTGTGGGGTACCTCCTACTCCGGCGGTCACGTCATTGCGGAAGCTGTCGCGGATGATCGGATCGCTGCGGTCATTTCCATGACGCCCGCGGTTGACGGCGCAGCGGCATTGTTGGCGATCGCCAAGCACAGCGGTTTCCGCAAACTCGGTGTCCTCACGAAGCATGGGCTCAAAGACGCCGGCCATCTGCTGACTCGGCGTAGCCCGCACCGCATCGCTGTCGTGGGTGAACCGGGATCGCTCGCTGTCATCACGGCTCCTGGTGCGCTCGAGGGCTACCTGGCGCTTGCCGGACCCACGTGGCGCAACGAGGTGTGTGCACGTACGGCACTCGAAGTCGCGTTCAATCGGCCAATCAGGTTCGCTCCTGGACTGCGTGTCCCGATCATGTTCCAGATCGGGGACCACGACTCGGTCGCACCACCGGCAGCGGCGGCCCGGGCGGCCACCAAAGCAGGAAAGTTCGCCCACACAAAGACGTACCCAATCGATCACTTCGATGTGTACGACGGCCAGTGGCAGCAACAAGCCCTGACCGACCAGCTTGAATTCCTCCTTCAATCTCCTCGCGTCACAGGTCGCACCGAACAGAAAGCGATGAACTCATGA
- a CDS encoding short-chain dehydrogenase/reductase — protein MSSFSVQGKVALVTGGARGIGYETARQLHERGAWVALVDLDPNETGASAARLGDGVVALPADVTDPAAMAAVVNEIVERFGRLDVVVANAGIAPAPTTTHAMDSAEFERVLEVNALGVYRTVKPALPHIIASGGHVVVVASVYAFVNGVLLAPYAMSKAAVEQFGRALRGELAQHGASASVAYFGFIDTAMVREGFASPIAQRFEATFPGFLRKRLQPSAAAEAIANGIERRAARIIAPRRWTTYSVLRGLLNPGLDRRTERNATIQGVLRDAEQGQVLVAEVVR, from the coding sequence ATGAGCAGCTTCTCCGTGCAAGGCAAGGTTGCGCTCGTCACCGGCGGCGCGCGCGGAATCGGCTACGAGACCGCCCGTCAGCTCCACGAACGAGGAGCCTGGGTCGCCCTGGTCGACCTCGACCCCAACGAAACGGGTGCGTCGGCGGCACGACTCGGCGATGGAGTCGTCGCACTTCCCGCAGATGTGACCGATCCGGCTGCCATGGCGGCCGTCGTCAACGAGATCGTCGAGCGATTTGGACGGTTGGACGTGGTGGTTGCCAATGCAGGAATTGCCCCAGCACCCACCACGACGCACGCGATGGACTCGGCGGAGTTCGAGAGAGTTCTCGAGGTGAACGCTTTGGGTGTCTATCGCACGGTGAAGCCCGCGCTGCCGCACATCATCGCCAGCGGGGGACATGTCGTGGTCGTCGCTTCGGTCTACGCGTTCGTCAACGGGGTGCTGCTGGCGCCGTACGCCATGTCCAAGGCCGCCGTCGAGCAGTTTGGTCGGGCCTTGCGCGGAGAGCTCGCCCAACACGGTGCTTCGGCAAGCGTCGCGTACTTCGGCTTCATCGACACCGCCATGGTGCGTGAAGGTTTCGCGAGCCCGATCGCCCAACGCTTCGAGGCGACGTTTCCTGGCTTCCTCCGCAAGCGCCTTCAGCCGTCCGCTGCGGCCGAAGCTATTGCGAACGGCATTGAACGTCGAGCAGCGCGCATCATCGCTCCTAGGCGGTGGACTACGTACTCCGTCCTTCGTGGATTGCTCAACCCGGGGCTTGATCGCCGAACAGAGCGGAACGCGACGATCCAAGGTGTTCTGCGTGACGCAGAGCAGGGTCAGGTGCTGGTTGCCGAGGTCGTTCGATGA
- a CDS encoding acetoacetate decarboxylase family protein: MTQNSSDLAYPASPWDLTGHTYIGVWLLPKRLAPPPHNASTKAITIFGRTIVSAAFFVYEEPSPLTYDEIMSTVLVRDGWRLRVSITHIWVNSAASRDGGRELWAIPKDLADFDVAPHSSYAAQGIGSLSLRRVRRLPFRLPAMFSSAQDRDGNLLVTPVHGKIRPGLAKARWSFAADGPIGFLAGRKPLLTIAGRPFHLIFGRS; this comes from the coding sequence ATGACACAGAATTCATCAGATCTGGCATATCCAGCATCTCCCTGGGACCTCACCGGCCACACCTACATCGGTGTCTGGCTCCTGCCCAAGCGACTCGCTCCCCCACCACACAACGCGTCGACCAAGGCGATCACGATCTTCGGCCGAACGATCGTGTCGGCGGCGTTCTTCGTCTACGAAGAGCCGAGCCCGTTGACGTACGACGAGATTATGTCGACCGTTCTGGTGCGTGACGGCTGGCGGCTTCGCGTGTCGATCACTCACATCTGGGTCAACTCAGCAGCATCGCGCGATGGCGGACGCGAGCTGTGGGCGATCCCGAAGGACCTCGCCGACTTCGACGTGGCGCCCCACTCGTCGTACGCCGCCCAGGGCATCGGGTCACTGAGCCTGCGGCGCGTACGTCGACTACCGTTCCGTCTCCCTGCGATGTTCAGCTCGGCTCAGGATCGGGACGGCAATCTGCTCGTCACTCCGGTCCACGGCAAGATCCGTCCCGGACTCGCGAAGGCGCGTTGGTCGTTCGCTGCAGATGGCCCGATCGGGTTCCTGGCAGGGCGCAAACCACTTCTCACCATCGCGGGACGCCCGTTCCACCTGATCTTCGGCCGCAGCTGA
- a CDS encoding NAD(P)/FAD-dependent oxidoreductase — protein sequence MTSIGIIGSGFGAVAVAVELKRSGHTDLRLWERADDLGGVWRDNTYPGAGCDVPSPLYSYSYEPNPRWTRRYALQEEIHSYIRKVADKHGITPLLRFGREVIAATWDEGTSTWTVTFSDDSTETVDVLISAVGQLSLPKLPPIPGIETFQGTSFHSAEWDHDFDATGKRVAVVGAGASAVQFIPHLANKAARLTVFQRSPNYLMPKPDKPYKAFHKTMFRVAPVTQTVERGGIWAIMEQFAKGLKDESRVGRINKKIALRHLDKQVTEPTLNAKLRPDYPMGCKRILFSNEFYPALAQANVDVVTSAVAAVTPDGVVDADGNEHKVDAIVYATGFDAQNFLESIDITGTGGRKLATQWADGAHAYLGIYVPNFPNLFVTYGPNTNLGGGSIIYMLEAQARHMRQALDRLKAGKYTTVQVTDEAEEAYDREIQERLDVSVWSYCENWYRHPSGRITSNWPGATLPFAKRTKVLEPEAFSWS from the coding sequence ATGACTTCGATCGGGATCATCGGTTCCGGCTTCGGCGCTGTCGCCGTGGCCGTGGAGCTGAAGCGATCGGGTCATACCGATCTCCGCCTATGGGAGCGAGCCGACGATCTCGGCGGAGTCTGGCGCGACAACACCTACCCCGGCGCCGGCTGCGATGTGCCGTCACCTCTCTACTCCTACTCGTACGAGCCCAACCCCCGCTGGACGCGCCGCTATGCGCTGCAGGAGGAGATTCACAGCTACATCCGCAAGGTCGCCGACAAGCACGGCATCACTCCCCTGCTGCGTTTCGGCCGCGAAGTCATTGCGGCGACCTGGGACGAAGGCACCTCGACGTGGACCGTGACGTTCTCCGATGACTCCACCGAAACGGTCGACGTGCTGATCAGCGCCGTCGGCCAGCTATCCCTACCCAAGTTGCCCCCGATCCCGGGCATCGAGACCTTCCAGGGCACCTCGTTCCACTCCGCTGAGTGGGACCACGACTTCGACGCAACGGGCAAGAGGGTTGCCGTGGTCGGCGCCGGCGCGAGCGCGGTCCAGTTCATCCCGCACCTCGCCAACAAGGCCGCTCGGCTCACGGTGTTCCAACGCTCCCCCAACTACCTGATGCCCAAGCCCGACAAGCCGTACAAGGCCTTCCACAAGACGATGTTCCGCGTCGCGCCGGTGACTCAGACCGTCGAGCGCGGCGGCATCTGGGCAATCATGGAGCAGTTCGCGAAGGGTCTGAAAGACGAGTCGCGGGTTGGCCGGATCAACAAGAAGATCGCGCTGCGACACCTCGACAAGCAGGTCACCGAGCCCACGCTGAACGCCAAGCTGCGGCCTGACTACCCGATGGGCTGCAAACGGATCCTGTTCTCCAACGAGTTCTATCCCGCGCTCGCGCAGGCCAACGTCGACGTCGTCACAAGCGCCGTCGCCGCGGTCACCCCGGACGGCGTGGTCGATGCTGACGGCAACGAACACAAGGTCGACGCGATCGTCTATGCGACTGGCTTCGACGCCCAGAACTTCCTCGAGTCGATCGACATCACGGGCACCGGCGGACGGAAGCTGGCGACCCAGTGGGCCGATGGCGCGCACGCGTACCTCGGTATCTACGTCCCCAACTTCCCCAACCTGTTCGTGACCTATGGACCCAACACCAACCTCGGCGGCGGGTCGATCATCTACATGCTCGAAGCCCAGGCCCGGCACATGCGCCAGGCCCTCGACCGCCTGAAGGCTGGCAAGTACACCACGGTCCAGGTGACCGATGAGGCCGAGGAAGCGTACGACCGCGAGATCCAGGAACGGCTCGATGTCTCGGTGTGGTCGTACTGCGAGAACTGGTACCGGCACCCGTCGGGTCGCATCACATCTAACTGGCCGGGAGCGACCCTGCCATTCGCCAAGCGGACGAAGGTCCTCGAACCGGAAGCGTTCAGCTGGTCATGA
- a CDS encoding helix-turn-helix domain-containing protein, with translation MTAARLRLAPAERRQQIIEAAQDLYATRPYDEVSTVELAAAAGVARGLINHYFGDKRELFLAAMRESVLMPEQPLQGLEGKSLEERARLTMSWILDAATTYGEAWVNASGAANLHGSSDIQAVIDEADDRAARLVLDALGLPDDAQLRARLRPVATLTKAVCREWLQRGTFTRDEALDLLTTTVLLFVQKENA, from the coding sequence ATGACTGCCGCCCGACTTCGCCTCGCTCCCGCGGAGCGACGCCAGCAGATCATCGAGGCGGCGCAGGATCTCTACGCCACGCGACCCTACGACGAGGTCTCGACCGTTGAGCTCGCGGCCGCAGCTGGCGTAGCCCGCGGACTCATCAACCACTACTTCGGCGACAAGCGCGAGTTGTTCCTCGCCGCCATGCGCGAGTCAGTGCTGATGCCCGAGCAGCCGCTCCAGGGACTCGAGGGCAAGTCGCTCGAAGAGCGCGCGCGACTGACGATGTCCTGGATCCTCGACGCCGCGACAACGTATGGCGAAGCATGGGTCAACGCGAGTGGTGCGGCAAACCTGCACGGCAGCTCAGACATCCAGGCCGTCATCGACGAGGCCGACGATCGGGCCGCTCGCCTTGTGCTCGATGCGCTCGGTCTGCCCGACGACGCGCAGTTGCGCGCCCGGCTGCGCCCGGTCGCAACGCTCACCAAAGCCGTATGTCGAGAGTGGCTGCAGCGCGGTACGTTCACGCGAGACGAAGCCCTCGACCTACTCACAACCACCGTGCTGCTGTTTGTCCAGAAGGAGAACGCATGA
- a CDS encoding GMC family oxidoreductase yields the protein MTHDYDVLVVGSGFGGSVAALRLTEKGYRVGVIEAGRRFTDDELPETSWRVRRYMWAPWARCFGILRITLLKDVLIASGAGVGGGSLVYANTLYEPLDDFYNDPQWADIADWKSELAPHYAQAKKMLGVTTYGGHTPADDVMQAIANDYGVGDTFHPADVGVLFGPEPGAVIEDPFFGGAGPARKACINCGACMTGCRHNSKNTLVKNYLYLAEQAGAEVRPMTRVVDVRPHADGYRVSTRRTGNPLRRRTVTAGQVVFAGNALNTQRLLHKLRLRSLPKLSPRVGELSRTNSEAVLTARSADKNADYTPGIAITSSFHPDRQTHIEPVRYGRGSGLLSLMNMALPDRPGPGGRFRAVLRGYRQLGVRGTLRLHSPRRWAEQSVIILVMQSLDNSITTYLKRGLFGRKMTSKQGSGEPNPAYIPVADSSAKDIAQQIGGYPGAAFGELAGVPLTAHFIGGCVIGTTADTGVIDPYQRVHGYEGLHITDGSAITANLGVNPSLTIAAQAERAMALWPNKGEVDARPALGEPYVRVAAVAPVRPAVPAGAPAALLLPVPAVPPR from the coding sequence ATGACACATGACTACGACGTCCTGGTGGTGGGATCCGGCTTCGGCGGCAGCGTCGCTGCGCTGCGGCTGACGGAGAAGGGCTACCGCGTCGGAGTCATCGAGGCCGGGCGACGATTCACCGACGATGAACTGCCGGAGACGTCTTGGCGAGTGCGTCGCTACATGTGGGCACCGTGGGCTCGCTGCTTCGGCATTCTGCGCATCACTCTGCTCAAGGACGTGCTGATCGCGAGCGGCGCAGGCGTTGGCGGCGGTTCGCTGGTCTACGCCAACACGCTGTACGAACCGCTAGACGACTTCTACAACGATCCGCAGTGGGCTGACATCGCCGATTGGAAATCCGAGCTGGCGCCGCACTATGCACAGGCCAAGAAGATGCTCGGCGTCACGACGTACGGCGGCCACACCCCGGCCGACGACGTCATGCAGGCGATCGCGAACGACTACGGCGTGGGGGACACGTTCCACCCGGCAGATGTTGGTGTCCTGTTCGGCCCAGAGCCCGGCGCCGTGATCGAAGACCCGTTCTTCGGAGGTGCCGGACCAGCTCGCAAGGCCTGTATCAACTGCGGCGCCTGCATGACGGGGTGCCGTCACAACTCCAAGAACACGTTGGTCAAGAACTACCTCTACCTCGCCGAGCAGGCTGGCGCTGAAGTGCGCCCAATGACCCGCGTGGTCGACGTACGCCCGCACGCAGACGGATATCGGGTGAGCACGCGCCGTACGGGAAACCCGCTGCGCCGACGCACCGTCACCGCAGGTCAGGTTGTGTTTGCAGGCAATGCGCTGAACACTCAGCGACTGCTGCACAAGCTGCGGCTGCGCTCACTGCCGAAGCTGTCTCCGCGGGTCGGCGAGCTGAGCCGTACGAACTCCGAGGCCGTGCTGACCGCACGCTCGGCAGACAAGAACGCGGACTACACACCGGGTATCGCGATCACGTCATCGTTCCACCCCGATCGACAGACTCATATCGAGCCGGTTCGCTACGGGCGCGGCTCGGGGCTTCTGAGCCTCATGAACATGGCGCTGCCCGATCGGCCCGGTCCTGGTGGGCGATTCCGTGCGGTCCTTCGCGGCTATCGGCAACTGGGCGTGCGGGGCACGCTTCGGCTCCACAGCCCGCGCCGCTGGGCCGAGCAGTCGGTGATCATCCTGGTCATGCAGTCGCTCGACAACTCGATCACGACATACCTGAAGCGCGGACTGTTCGGTCGCAAGATGACGAGCAAGCAGGGGAGTGGTGAGCCGAACCCCGCGTACATCCCCGTTGCCGACAGCTCGGCCAAGGACATCGCGCAGCAGATTGGCGGCTACCCGGGCGCGGCGTTCGGCGAGCTCGCTGGCGTACCGCTCACGGCCCATTTCATCGGCGGCTGCGTCATCGGTACGACTGCAGACACCGGCGTGATCGATCCGTATCAACGCGTCCACGGCTACGAGGGACTCCACATCACAGATGGGTCGGCGATCACTGCCAACCTTGGCGTCAACCCCTCGTTGACGATCGCGGCTCAGGCCGAACGTGCGATGGCGCTGTGGCCCAACAAGGGCGAAGTTGATGCGCGACCAGCCCTCGGTGAGCCGTACGTACGCGTTGCCGCGGTCGCTCCGGTACGCCCTGCGGTCCCGGCCGGAGCGCCCGCTGCGTTGCTGCTCCCAGTCCCGGCGGTTCCGCCGCGCTGA
- the thrS gene encoding threonine--tRNA ligase, whose translation MSQLSIVINADAQKVDAGTKAWQLFAELPEIIAARVNGDLKDLAYELADGDSVEGVAIDSSDGRDILRHSTAHVMAQAVQELFPDAKLGIGPPITDGFYYDFDVAEPFVPEDLEKIETRMRKIIKEGQKFDRREISDDAARTELANEPYKLELIGLKSKAGDAAEGASVEVGEGGLTIYDNLKRDGSVAWGDLCRGPHLPTTKRIPAFTLMRSAAAYWRGDEKNKQLQRIYGTAWETKEALDEHLHRIEEAQRRDHRRLGQELDLYSFPDEIGSGLPVFHPRGGVIKREMEDYVRRRHIEEGFEYVGTPHIAKEGLFYTSGHLPYYGEGMFPALELDGGDYRIKAMNCPMHNLIYRSRQRSYRELPLRLFEFGHVYRNEKSGVIHGLTRVRGFSQDDSHSYVTPEQAPDEIRHLLNFCLSLFRDFGLDDFYLELSTRDDSKPDKFIGSDEEWAVATKVLEDVCIESGLELVPDPGGAAYYGPKVSVQARDAIGRTWQMSTIQYDFNMPSEARFNLEYVAADGSRQQPVMIHSAKFGSIERFIGVLVEHYAGAFPPWLAPVQVVGIPVAERHADYLYELAKKLKSKGIRVEVDNSDERMQKKIRNAQTQKVPFMLIAGDDDIEAGAVSFRYRSGNQDNGVPIDDAIARIAEAIEQRVQV comes from the coding sequence ATGTCGCAGTTGTCCATCGTGATTAACGCCGATGCTCAGAAGGTCGACGCAGGGACGAAGGCTTGGCAGTTGTTCGCCGAGTTGCCGGAGATCATTGCTGCCCGCGTCAACGGTGACCTGAAGGACCTCGCGTACGAGCTCGCCGACGGCGACTCTGTCGAAGGCGTTGCGATCGACTCCAGCGATGGCCGCGACATCCTGCGCCACTCGACCGCGCACGTCATGGCCCAGGCCGTCCAAGAGTTGTTCCCCGACGCCAAGCTCGGCATCGGCCCGCCGATCACTGACGGCTTCTACTACGACTTCGACGTCGCTGAGCCGTTCGTACCCGAGGACCTCGAGAAGATCGAGACCCGGATGCGCAAGATCATCAAGGAAGGTCAGAAGTTTGACCGCCGCGAGATCAGCGACGACGCAGCGCGCACTGAGCTCGCCAACGAGCCCTACAAGCTCGAGCTGATCGGTTTGAAGTCGAAGGCCGGTGACGCAGCCGAAGGCGCCAGCGTCGAGGTCGGCGAGGGCGGACTGACGATCTACGACAACCTCAAGCGCGACGGCTCAGTCGCCTGGGGCGACCTGTGTCGCGGCCCGCACCTGCCGACCACCAAGCGCATCCCGGCGTTCACGCTGATGCGCAGCGCCGCCGCGTACTGGCGTGGCGACGAGAAGAACAAGCAGCTGCAGCGCATCTATGGCACCGCCTGGGAGACCAAGGAAGCCCTCGACGAGCACCTGCACCGCATCGAAGAGGCCCAGCGTCGCGATCACCGTCGCCTCGGCCAGGAGCTCGACCTTTACAGCTTCCCCGACGAGATCGGCTCCGGTCTGCCGGTGTTCCACCCGCGCGGTGGTGTCATCAAGCGCGAGATGGAGGACTACGTACGTCGTCGGCACATCGAAGAAGGCTTCGAATACGTCGGCACTCCGCACATCGCCAAGGAGGGGCTCTTCTACACATCGGGCCACCTCCCGTACTACGGCGAAGGCATGTTCCCTGCGCTGGAGCTCGACGGCGGCGACTACCGCATCAAGGCCATGAACTGCCCGATGCACAACCTGATCTACCGGTCGCGCCAGCGCTCCTACCGAGAGCTGCCACTGCGACTGTTCGAGTTCGGTCACGTCTACCGCAACGAGAAGTCGGGCGTGATCCACGGGCTGACCCGCGTACGCGGCTTCTCGCAGGACGACTCGCACTCGTACGTGACTCCGGAGCAGGCGCCCGACGAGATCAGGCATCTGCTGAACTTCTGCCTCAGCCTGTTCCGCGACTTCGGACTCGACGACTTCTATCTCGAGCTGTCCACCCGCGACGACTCCAAGCCGGACAAGTTCATCGGCTCAGACGAGGAATGGGCGGTCGCCACCAAGGTGCTCGAGGATGTCTGCATCGAGAGCGGACTGGAGCTCGTCCCCGATCCCGGCGGCGCCGCGTACTACGGCCCGAAGGTGTCGGTCCAGGCTCGCGACGCGATCGGTCGTACCTGGCAGATGTCGACGATCCAGTACGACTTCAACATGCCGTCTGAGGCTCGCTTCAACCTTGAGTACGTCGCCGCTGACGGTTCGCGCCAGCAACCGGTGATGATCCACTCGGCGAAGTTCGGCTCGATCGAACGTTTCATCGGTGTCCTCGTCGAGCACTACGCGGGAGCGTTCCCTCCGTGGCTCGCGCCTGTGCAGGTCGTCGGCATCCCGGTCGCTGAGCGTCACGCCGACTATCTGTATGAGCTCGCAAAGAAGCTCAAGTCCAAGGGCATTCGGGTCGAGGTCGACAACTCCGATGAGCGCATGCAGAAGAAGATCCGCAACGCGCAGACCCAGAAGGTCCCGTTCATGCTGATCGCCGGAGACGACGACATCGAGGCCGGCGCTGTTTCGTTCCGCTACCGCAGCGGCAACCAGGACAACGGTGTGCCGATCGACGATGCGATTGCCCGCATCGCCGAAGCGATCGAGCAGCGCGTACAGGTATGA
- a CDS encoding HIT domain-containing protein: protein MTDEQQGVGEADAFQRLWTPHRIVYIKGENKPETADEADCPFCRIPKMDDAEGLIVYRGKSAYAVLNLYPYNAGHLLVCPYRHVADYTELTEDETVEVAAITKQAMQTMREVTNPHGFNLGMNQGPVAGAGIAAHLHQHVVPRWGGDANFLPVIGHTKTMPQLLGDTREMLAAAWPTAKD, encoded by the coding sequence ATGACCGACGAGCAGCAGGGCGTGGGGGAGGCGGACGCGTTCCAGAGACTCTGGACGCCACACCGCATCGTCTACATCAAGGGCGAGAACAAGCCCGAGACTGCCGATGAAGCCGACTGCCCGTTCTGCCGAATCCCCAAGATGGACGACGCTGAAGGGCTCATCGTCTATCGCGGGAAATCGGCGTACGCGGTGCTCAACCTCTACCCGTACAACGCCGGCCACCTGCTCGTATGCCCGTACCGTCACGTCGCCGACTACACCGAGCTGACCGAGGACGAGACCGTCGAAGTTGCTGCGATCACGAAGCAGGCGATGCAGACGATGCGCGAGGTCACCAACCCGCACGGGTTCAACCTCGGCATGAATCAAGGTCCCGTGGCCGGAGCCGGCATTGCTGCCCATTTGCACCAGCATGTGGTGCCACGCTGGGGTGGAGACGCCAACTTCCTACCCGTCATCGGACACACCAAGACCATGCCCCAACTCCTGGGTGATACACGCGAGATGCTCGCTGCCGCCTGGCCAACCGCGAAGGACTAG
- the pgsA gene encoding phosphatidylinositol phosphate synthase has product MLERFRQFWTNVWAPLADRLLKWGVTPDQVTIVGTIGVSAGALWFFPRGQFFVGVLVVTAFVFSDIMDGYMARKSGQSSKWGAFLDSTLDRFGDAAIFGGLVLYYSGAFLGKAPEADLGDPRLYLCLSLACLVLGSITSYARARAESLGMTAKGGIAERADRLVAILVMTGLAGLFEQPWMREITLWALALASLITVFQRLIMVHKQAVGEKL; this is encoded by the coding sequence GTGCTCGAACGTTTTCGCCAGTTCTGGACCAATGTGTGGGCTCCGCTCGCCGACCGCCTCCTCAAGTGGGGCGTCACGCCTGACCAGGTGACGATCGTTGGAACGATCGGCGTCAGCGCCGGTGCTCTGTGGTTCTTCCCCCGTGGGCAGTTCTTCGTCGGCGTCCTGGTCGTCACGGCGTTCGTGTTCAGCGACATCATGGACGGCTACATGGCGCGCAAATCTGGCCAGTCGTCCAAATGGGGTGCCTTCCTTGATTCGACCCTCGACCGCTTCGGCGACGCAGCGATCTTCGGCGGGCTCGTCCTCTATTACTCCGGTGCCTTCCTGGGCAAGGCGCCCGAGGCTGACCTCGGCGACCCGCGTCTCTACCTTTGCTTGAGCCTTGCCTGCCTCGTTCTCGGTTCGATCACCTCGTACGCTCGCGCGCGCGCCGAGAGCCTTGGCATGACGGCCAAGGGTGGCATCGCAGAACGTGCTGACCGGCTCGTCGCAATCTTGGTCATGACAGGTCTGGCAGGACTTTTCGAGCAGCCTTGGATGCGTGAAATCACGCTGTGGGCACTCGCGCTGGCCAGCCTCATCACGGTGTTCCAGCGCCTGATCATGGTTCACAAGCAAGCCGTCGGCGAAAAGTTGTAA